A window from Bufo bufo chromosome 1, aBufBuf1.1, whole genome shotgun sequence encodes these proteins:
- the MOSPD3 gene encoding motile sperm domain-containing protein 3, with protein sequence MQRGVEHERRTAVDPPSLPAVPVFVFPPALDFYADDQASHKQVLTLYNPFPRVLRYKVLSTAPLRYTVVDAEGLVKPNSCIDIVTRHRDVRARHYGTTDRFRVEVWEEGGGRGVIGRKDIPSTLHPTAPETRVRGARDPAQWQPPSHLFSMRQGAPRPLSPSLFSLYVLVGLMALLVLMLPLHGDPRSLLHENLHVSVIQKLVAAYVLGLLTMVFLQA encoded by the exons ATGCAGAGGGGGGTGGAGCATGAGCGGAGGACGGCGGTGGACCCCCCCTCGCTGCCGGCCGTCCCCGTGTTTGTCTTCCCTCCAGCTCTGGACTTCTACGCTGATGACCAGGCCAGCCACAAGCAGGTGCTCACCCTGTACAACCCGTTCCCCCGGGTGCTGCGATACAAAG TCCTCTCCACGGCTCCACTGCGCTACACGGTGGTCGATGCCGAGGGGCTtgtgaagccaaattcctgcattGACAT agtCACACGGCATCGGGATGTCCGCGCCCGCCATTACGGCACCACAGACAGATTCCGTGTGGAGGTGTGGGAAGAGGGCGGAGGACGAGGCGTCATCGGGAGGAAGGACATTCCCTCCACACTGCATCCAACTGCGCCCGAAACCCGAGTGCGAGGCGCGCGGGACCCTGCACAATGGCAGCCGCCCTCTCACCTGTTCTCCATGCGGCAAG GTGCCCCTCGGCCTCTATCGCCCAGCCTCTTCAGCCTCTACGTCCTGGTGGGTCTGATGGCTCTGCTGGTGCTCATGCTGCCGCTACACGGGGACCCCCGGAGCCTCCTCCATGAAAATCTCCACGTCTCCGTCATCCAGAAACTGGTCGCTGCCTACGTGTTAG GACTCCTCACCATGGTCTTCCTCCAGGCCTGA